The Calliopsis andreniformis isolate RMS-2024a chromosome 10, iyCalAndr_principal, whole genome shotgun sequence nucleotide sequence TAAGCGTTTTATGTTCTGTTgtaactaataataattattagagTAAAACATTCTTGTCATTTGTTTCTAATTTCTATATGGTGAAAATAGGAAATACTTCTTTGTAACGTACTTTCGTTCAAATGACATGTTTACCTCTTTTCAAATATATCTACATATAGTATTTATCTGTAATGAAAATGTAATATCTCATTTGACCACTTACAAGCAAAACCATGTTAACATATTCATACTTTTTACGTAATTGTGAAGATAAAATTATTTAAGTTTCAACACTATTAGTCTATAAGTAAGCAAAATGTTCTATTTCTGCTCACTTTGGTAGTAGTAGTCTAACATAGGATTAATATAAAAACAGCAGACAgacaaaatacaaatttttaatacttggaggtttgaatatttaaatatctaagATTATGAATATTAGGGTAGctgaaaatgtaaaattttaaatatttgactgTTTCAGTATTTGAACAGCTGAAAaccgaaattttgaaatattttaaaatttgttgtACATACCAAATCTGAAAGTCTAAGAACTTAGAGATCTAAAACTTTAATTtcaatattagaatatttgaaagtttcaatTTTAAAGGCACGAgttcttgaattttttaatatcaGTATGTTTTTAAGTTTGATATTTTTGATGcttaaatgtttaaatatttgaaattaaaaaattttgaatatctaaatacttgaatttttagaaatatgCAATTTCGAATgattgaatatctgaatataagacaattttttaattttcaaatttgaatacttaGAATGTTTAGACATTCTAAAGTTAACATGTTTGAATGTCCGAATTCTTGAGAAATAGTTTatcaaaataattgaaacatctgaaaatttaaaaatttgaaagataTACAAAATATCTGTTAAAGCTTTCTACCATTTAGTGTACTTTTTCAACTCCTCAACCTAGGAACAACATTTCAAAACAAAATTTCTATGTTTTTATGGTTCATCATAGATAGTATGAAGCTATTTCCCAAGTGCTCGCGTGCGTGTTTAGTTGCGCGACACTTAAATATACAGAAAATTCGTGATATCTACTAATTATGTACTTTTCTCTATACAAACAACGATTAAAACGAACAAGAATTTACATTCAAGTATGATTACCACATTCATTTGATACTTAATTAGAACTTCCGTGCTGTTGTTTACATTTCGTGGCTACTGAAATACTTCTTATTTGCTTTACCTTTCATTACTGTATAATTAAATTATCATATAAAGAAACTCTCGTACATGTACTTCTTTTAGAGTGATTAAACCAGATATTTATGTTGTTAATATGTTCTTATATCGAATATATCTACATACATGAAATACTGTAGTACAATTTATCTTTCAAGAAAGATTTAAAACACTGAACTTtcttaaaaagaaaaatatttatctatagttttatttttttcaattcACTCAAAGAGAAGGGCAATAATATTTTGCATAGTTGACACTTTCACTGCCTGCACCCCATACTACCCGTGTCATTTATTCTTGCGCAATAGAGTGGAATTATAAGTAGGAGTGCTAGAATATTTGGTAAGCATTCAAGTGTTACAAATATTTATACCCACTAGCGATAgacatatttaataaataatcctAATCTTGGTTCAAGTACTCTTATTTATTTAAGAGTCCAAGTGGATCATACTAATTTATGTACGGTTTAAATTCTGAACCCAAAATTTTGGTGTATTTATCAATCTTTTCTATGCTTTATCTTTGAAAGGCtcacatacatataataatccaCTTTTTCAGAGATAAAAACGTGAAAGAGACTCGCACAGACGCACAGCAGGTTGCATATCTTCTGGCGTTATCTCACGTCTTTACAACAGGAACAGGAACAACATTAAAACTCTAATTTACTTTTTTAGTATTTTTGTCTTAAAATAGATGAACTTAATATTCTGAATCAAAGTTAAATGCATTTTACTCTTCAGggatatgaaatataaatataagttatTTAACATAGTTTTACATATCAACTCTACCTGCTCAATCAACCCGTATCTCATTGATCATTTTTAAATGATTTTTAATTACCGAATAATGATGAGGTTGGGAACTAACTTCAAAAAGTATTTCAAACTACGGTAACAAAAAAGTTTTACGATAACATAAAACAAGGTTCTTGTAAAAAACTTGATTTTCGCAAGACTATATaacatttttgtattttgtaatgTAAACGTGATTGTTTGAATTTGTTTGTATCATATTTGAAAACCTACATTTAAttagaattaataaaattcgatgaaaatataaattccacTATGAACAAACGATAAAGTCGACGATTTTTTGTTTTTAAGATACAACCACATCGAACGCCAacaggccatcaccttcaatcatcgttaAAATGATTCGAAGATTACTTTTCCTAAGTTTACTGTACTTGGAATGTGCAAATGCGCTCCAAAAATGGGGCGGGCAGTTTGGACAAGCTCCTCTGTTAGAAAGATTTTTCTGGAGGACCATGGATTTCGCCTACCCGGATGAATCTAGCAAAAAAATGGCTATGATGAAGGGAGAGTATATTCCAGAAAATGCATTGCCTGTTGGTATTGAAATTTGGAGAAACAAACTGTTTGTTACTGTGCCAAGATGGAGGAACGGTAAGTTGAACAAATAAGTtggaaattttaaattgaacagTAACACTTTAACAACTTTATATGTATCTTTTATAttaagttttatattttacatttttatgtgTTATACGTACTTATATTCAAACTACTCAAAGATTCTCCTATGTAAACACTGTTTAAGTAAAATATATTCCACCTATCAGTAAAAATTGTCATAATTATTAAAGCTGACAAAGTGGCAAAATtcgaaaaattaaataataataaaacagaaCTCGAATGTATCTATTACTTTGAAAACCCTCTTTTAGCTCTTTACTTTGAAAGAGAATAATTATAAAGTTAAATAAGCATGCCACAATTTTATCGTCGTAGCAAATGCTAAATTATTATCTACTTTGAAGATCTGATAACATCATTAATATTGTATGTCTAACACTTTGACTGCCATGTCACTTATACGTATTTGACAATTTTTACATGAATGTGAATATTATTAACTTACACGATTATGAATAATACTAACAAAGAATTATGGTGATTGTTATTAGAAAAAAGAACCTGCGTAGAATGAatatgaaaatgaattaaaaagaatatttgttaAATTAGAATCACAGCCCAAGTGACAAAATTATTAGTAGATTTAATTTATTCAACTGAGTAAGTTTCAACCAAGTTCTCAAGTTTTCAATTTTCGAAGTTTCCAAATTCCAAACCTTTCGAGTTTCCGTCAACTCGAAGTTGATCAACTCAGGTTCGAAAATTTCCAATTTCCaaaatttaagaaattaaaACGACAGCTACTGAATCGAACTACTAAATCGaacacaattttttttatattatggGGTCAATGTATAAGTTTATGTCAcataatttcttttttcttcgtaaaactgtTGATTTTCATCGCAGtatgttattattataaattataactATTTTGTAGCATAAAGAATATTTTTCATGCATGAGAAAAAGGGAAAATTGTCAAGGCACGAATTTATGCATCAAATCGATAGAATCATCGCCAACGTGATAGAatgtttaatatatttaaagtgATATTTAAAGTGTGAAAGAGTGATACTCCAAAAATATCGCTAACAATCGTGAATTTGTGAGATATCAGAACACTCTGAGGCTGAAGCAGGAACCGGAAGCTGCTATGAACATAATGTACACGAAATCACCGCGGGTGCGCGTCTCGAGGCTCGTCTGGCCAACTTCCGGTTCGCGATAAAAAGTGCCGAAAATCGTGTGAGCGATTTCAATAGAGCATTTCTGTCTCCGTCGACCTCCGCCTCCGCGACTAAAATACTAAAATCCTGCCAACTTCAGAAAGGAACTGGGGGTGAATGGGCTTATTCACTCTCGCGCTCTCTTATTTCCTACTTCTCTTTGCTCTCGTGTTTATTATGCGCGATGGCGCGAGTCAACCCATTGTGCGTGAAATAAAAAAGCCTACAATGCCTGTCGCACACCATGCAAGGTATCCCGCGAATCGAGGCTTAACCCTTCGTATCGATACTCCGGACCTCTTTCTTCATCTCTACCCTAGGTTTCTTTTACCCCTTTACTTCTTACTGGAACACTGAACACTTTTGTCTCTCGTCGTACTTTTACTTGGTTCCGTTTACCAGGCTTTTGACTTCGATTTCTGGTGCCTCTTTTCCTTCTAACTTTAAATATTTACGTTTGGACATTGGAGTTTATAAGAGAATCGTGGCCAACGTTGCTTTATACTACCTAGCTTTCATGGAAGACTTAAGCACTTCAATGTTAAAATATTTGATTATATTTATATCGATGAATCTATGATTTTTGAATATATCTATATTTGAATTTATGTGCTTACAAATCTATCAACCTAACGTACAAATATTTGAATCCATAAAGctatgaatatttaaaactaTAAATATTGGGTTATctgaatattcaacaatttttaaatCCAAAAATTTGAAACGTTTTAAGTTTTTGAATATGGAAATTGGAAAGTATGAAAAactaaaatgttaaaaaattttaatattttacactTATTGCACTTAAGGAGCTCTCCTAGTTAATAGCTTCAAGTGATACACAATTTTATAATCGTTGTTACATcagattaattaaaaaattaataaatataacatatcGACACGAcctctgtgtattgatgattaattcaATGTACTTTCGTATTATACAAGGTGCTCCAGTTTTTAGATATCGCTAGCGTAATCGGGGCGCAAAGCcatattaaaaatttaaatgcttCAAAAGCTGTGTCAGAATTATGGCGTGTCGTGCGTGTTCAAAAGGTCAAAATTCCGTAATGTAACCGATCGAATGATAGTTTGGTCATGCAAAGGTGATATGTCATAAAACTGTTTCATGATTATCATTGCATTTCCAATCTCTTTGTCCAAGTCCGTTAAGATACACATGTCAAATACTTTTTAGGCTAACGTGAGTTCCATACCTTCTTGTTAGACACGCGAGCGAGTGACACGGTTTAATATCGATAAATCAAAAGTACTTTCTACACTGCAACTTTATAAAACTTAAACTTGACTCTGTAAAAAATAGaacattcaaaatttttaaatttagataTTTAATTGTTTGAAACTCTATTTTTcctatttataataaaaaatatttcataggAAAATAATTGTTTATAACTAATATTAATAACTAATTACTAATTACAAAAGAATTAAATGCATATGACTTAAGAAATATCATATGAGTCTATAAATGTAGTAATTAAACCTAAAtgtttattatatgtataataattttCGCAGGTATTCCAGCAACGTTAAATTATATATCGCTTGACACGAATCAGGGTGGTTCACCAAAACTCACTCCTTATCCAAACTGGGCACAAAATAAAGCTGGAGCTTGTGGTACTGCAATTACTACTGCTTACAGGTACACTACACTGAATTTAGAAGTAAAAGAATATGGTCTAATATCTAAATActtattttcaatttcttttttgTATTGATTTTTCTTAATATGACTGTATTATTACAAGCATCGTAAATAATGAAATAAGTGTTTGAGTCCAGCTGGATCTGAATATTGTTCAGTATACTCGATTTCAGTTAGATAAGATTTCTACTTTGTGTCTGATAAATATCTATGTTTAATAAATTATGTAGCTTCTACATGTACATTGTTACAGTAACTCTATTGTTACAGAATACACGTCGACGTTTGTGACAGACTTTGGGTGCTGGATACTGGCACTATAGGTATCGGAAATACGACAATACAGGCCTGCCCTTACACACTGAATGTCTTCGATTTGACAACAGATAAAATTATGAGGCAGTACAGGCTTAGAGCTGAAGATATCAATATGGTACATATTGCACTATATAAAGTTATAAGACATTAAAAGTATAGTTAAGTAATTTAAATTGAAAGCTTTCTATTTGTCAAGTTTCGAAGTTTCAAAATCTTCAATTTTACAAATTTCCAAGCCCCTAAGCTTCTAATTTTACAAATTTCCACCAAGTGCTCATATTTTCAATTTCCTGAATTCCAGAATTTCCAAGTTCTTACATTCTTAAACTTCTAACTTTCCCAATTTCCACCAAGTTCTCAAGCTTCCAACCTTCCAAATTTTCGATTTTCCAAGTTGTTAACGTTTCAAGCACTCAACTTTACAAGTTCCTGAGATTACACATTCTTAAATACACATTCTTAAACTTCTAAACATCTACCAAGTTACCAAGTTcacaaattttccaatttttaaacattttaatcTATAAAAATGTTTCTATTCCTCCCCAATTAAAGAACGCTTTACATGTCAtaactaaatattaaaattttgttcaCAGAACACTTTCATTGCCAATATCGCTGTCGATTTAGGAAAGGGCGGTTGCGAGGACGCTTTCGCCTACATGTCGGATGAGTTAGGATACGGTCTAATTGTTTACTCCTGGCAACAGAACAAATCTTGGCGGGTCACTCACAGTTATTTCATGCCAGATCCTTTGGCTGGTGATTATAACATCGGTGGTTTAAACTTTCAATGGGGAGAAGAGGGTATTTTTGGCATGAGCCTGTCACCTATCAATTCAGACGGATTTAGGACCTTGTTCTTCCATCCTCTTAGCAGCAGGAGAGAATTCGCAGTTTCTACGAAAATCCTAAGGGATGAGCAATTGTCTCAGGACAGCTACCACGAATTCCAGGTAAGTATACTTTGAAATCATTATTATAAGTGAGAACCATAAATCTAGTTACAATTTTCAGGCTTATGAAttgaatttaattattgaatttatttaaggagttatgttttaaaattattaacctGAATTGTGTTATCAATATTATACTGTAGCGTAatgaagaaaacagtttttaccTAACATTATGGtcctaaatttatttttattacttttatctTAAACAGGTAGAATTAAATTTTCTCAATTTAAAAAGTTTTTCATAAGTAATTCAAGATTTAATTACCTAAAAGGAAGAATTTTATTTGTTATGAAATATTATTCGAGCTCTTCGGTTTAAATCTTCAATAGATATTACTTAATTAATGTCgcgttatttataatattttagctACTGTAATTAGATACTCTTATTTTCATCTTGTCATGAAATTATTATTATGCTTATAAATAATTCAAGGTCTACAGCCTCAAAAAAAAATGTTATCCATTATCAAACATTTTTTAGATCCTTTAGCTATAGAATAAGCATAATTAGTGTTAAATTGAAGATAACTATTTTAGGTAATCAACATCCCACTACTTATAATTATAACTTAATATTATTCTGTTAAGGTTTTGCCTGAGAGAGGGCCACTAGGCCATTGCACAGCTTCCGTCATGGATGAAAACGGACTGCAGTTCTTTAATTTAATCGACCAAAACGCAGTAGGATGCTGGAACTCTTTGCTGCCGTATGCTCCAGAAAATCACGCAATCATTGCGAAACACGACGACGCCATTATATTCCCAGCAGATGTGAAGGTAAGACGCCTTATTCGTATAAACGTTCTATTTTTGTTTCTCTAGAATCTATAAAATACTCCTTCTATGAGTGTCATAAAACTAAGTCTGTAATTAAGATTACCCTCGACTGAATCAATTCGAACCATACTACTGTTAGataatattatagtataaatgcaACTTCTAAATTCTATAATTAAACTGTCTGATTTTTTCGTtaacaaagaaagaaaaaaatgtgACAAGTTCTTCTGAAGGAACATTCATTTTTTACAACAATGAATTTGAAAACATCTAACTGTTTTTGAATTAACCGTAAAATTGAATtcgtattttattttcataaaaaaattacatatatatatatatatatatatatataattcaatACTAAAGGAAcataaactgttatttttagatAAGCCGCGGGTTATTGTGGATGATCTCAGACCGCATGCCAGTTTTCTTACTGTCAACTTTAAATTACACCGACATCAACTTTAGAATATTGACAGTTCCTGTTCGAGATGCTATTGCAGGCACCGTTTGTGAAAATTCTCCATGGGGATACGTTAGCAATTCCATTTGGTGGGAGAAATGACGTTCACCTAAATGATATGTTCGTTGTAATAGCAAAATAAATGTTTAACATTAACTAGCTCTTTTCAAAAATGAGCTGTTGAATACGAAATTAAACATGCAATGAATTATTTCCTTATTGACTATGTTATTTCTGCCTTTTATATTTTGTGTATTACATTAGTATATGTGCAACCATACACCTACTTATAAAGTATTAGAGTCTAATTTCTCAGAAACCAATGAAAACAtggatttcattttttttttaattaaacgaTTCAGGTAGTTTAATCTTTTAGTATTCAAGACACCTTCTTAGCAACATGTGGTTGCTAATTATCCACCCAGGTGACTGCAACTTAAAATAGTAAACTAAACCGTTCACACTTTAACGTTTCCATAACTTACAACATTCTTCACATTCACATTGACAAGAATGCGCACGCGTAACCGTAACAGGTAGCCACCACCTAGAACAGTAATTACTCTGCAAATAAATTCCAATCATGAGAAAGCACATACCGTGACCGACTTTTCTCAGCTGATGTAGCCACAATTTAACCAACATACgtgcaaatatacatcctaCCTTTACTTTATCTTTTTAGTGAAGTGAAAGTCTCCAAACGTATGACAAAAACAACGTCAGGAAAACTACTTTTGCTTTCACATAAACCCAGTCTCTAACTTCGAGGAAAACCATTGAGGTAATTACGATTAACGAGTTTCGTGATGAAAGTAATTTATCTACTTCCTTCAATCGAACACATTTCCATCTAAGATTAATTAGATACGAACAATTTGACGATAACTTAATGCCTTTCAGTTCCTCGGTTCTCCAGGCACAAAAAGAAGACGATTTCTAGAATGTCAGGTAAAAGATACAGTTCATGCTTGTTCAGGGCGATTTGAATGCCTTAAGTTGAACTAGCCTGTGAAGATCTCGAAATGTAGTCTCgttctaaaatattaaaatacctcTGCTAGGAGATTTTGTTCAATGAATTTACCTTTGCAAGGTAAATTATCAATATTACAATGTGATTTTCCAGAGTCGAGCTCTGGACGTGCCAAGCGGCCGGCACATGCCCCAGTAAGGACTCGACGCTAGATGCGTATTTCAAGTAACATTGTCAGATTGTGTAAGCCAATCGGATCTCTCTTTCTATCTTTAGGAGTAAGTGCGTCTTTCTCAGTGACTCGATAAACCAAATTCTTTCATCAGCAAGACACCCCATGCTAAATTGATCACTTTTTCGTATTCGTTTATCAATCTAAAGGATTCTAATACCAATTATACGGGCCTGTAAGAAGATACGAGGTAGTTTAAGACACTGTTTAACctgttttgaatttaaattaaatgaaaCTGAGTTATCCCATCTCTTTTCTGTGCGACACGAAGCTCCCTAAATTGCCAATAGAATTCGACACCCTTGTCAACCGCCATTGAAATAGCGCTAAGTGGACCCGCTGAGAAGGAAAGATAACAAACGCCAAACAAAGATAGAGAATAAGCAAGAACCTGTGAGGACCCACGACTAAGTACATATTCATAGATAATTGGTTAAGGCCCAATGAGTAGGACGCGCATCACGTGGGAGAAGCACCATTCACGTGTTAGAGAAGCAACATCGCAAGTTAGAGGATCCGGCTACAAGTGCTCAACTCTAGAAAATGAGACTGTATATCGCTTTTTTCATAAATTCTATTTCATTCTGTTCGCGTATGAGAATAATTTAACTATCTAAATTCTCGAAAATGTGAAATATTTGTAGAATACCTTCCTTATATTTCGTTTTGATATCCCTTAGAAATTAATAACTAAGAAATTCGGAaaaaaaaacaatgaaaaaatgtaGCCCAATCTAATGCAATACAAAAATTAGGCGTATGAATGAAACCATCGCTAATAACTTCGATGTCGATGTGACGTTAAACTCTTACACAAAAAAGGTTATGTGAAATACAAACAGTGGACCAAATAAAacgtctcgagttgttttctcagaagCTAATGAAAATATCGACTTAATTTTTGTTAATCATGTAGTTCAGAGGGGGTAATCTTTCAAGATGTAATACATTTTTCCGGGATGACTTTTAGAGGGATTAAATTCCCTTCCTTAAATTTTTTCCAAATATAAGATGGTATCCATTTTTGTTATTCAACcatttttttattatacataatttaaaaaattatggcGAAAAATTGACTGAATTTGCTAAATTAGCTAAATTACTTCGGTTTCATTTACAGATATTCATTTCTAACTGTGTGTTTTGTAATGGGAAGGGGGTTTCTTGGGGCATTTTATTAACAATATTACTTGCTTAAATTTCGTAGAGAGATGAACAGATAATGTCAATAGATCTAAGACTTCTTCGCGGACGAAATGTGTATGGTGAATTAAACTATTGGTGTTAATCAAACTAATTTTCTAAAATGGGTAACTTTAACGTGAGTGCTGATATGTTATTAGTCTTGCGTTAGGTGAATGCCTTCGTATCGCCAATAAGCTGCTACAGTTATTCGCTGAGTATTTCCACGTGAAGAAATCGTATATGGAATTTTTACGTTCAAAAAGTCACACTTAAGAAACTGGATCGTTTTTTAACAAAGTGCGCTATAAAACGATACGTATTACATATAATGACAATGCTACGGTAGCTTCGACACTAGCACGTGATAGTAGCATTAATGGTACTTTAATGTTAAGCATATTAATTTCTTGAAGGAGACTGGCATTAATACATAATTTTTACTAAATTCAtgcataattattatagaagatACAGAAAGCTCTTAAAGATAGATACTCCTTAATAAATTCCCCATTGTCTGTTGTCTTTGATTTGTTTGAATATAGACATTTTAAATAAATGTATCTTTTTCtcccttgcaattactcctacaaAATTTGATTGTATACTAAAAAATTAATCTCTGACCCATTTAatcaacaaaaaataaaaacgaTGTTTCCATTAGTTTATAAGAAAACAGTTCATATCTCCTCATTTGGGCCACCCTATAGAGATGTAAAACATTAAATAAGTACTATCTAATATCGATGATAAGATATTTAATGGACTATTAAAATTGGACAATAAACTATGAATAATATTTATGGACCATAAAATTGGTAATTTCTCACTaaagaaataaattaaataaatgtCATTTTCGAATAAGgatgtaaataaataaaaactgtTTATAACTGTGTCTAATTCACATTTACTTGGCATTGAAAATGTATACAGTTAACGCCGTTAATTTAACAAGCTTCTTGAAATTCTCAGAAAAGTACAGTACTGTTTTTACAGCATCCATGTACCTATGTACAAGCTCATAATAGAGAAACTGAGTTCGtgaaaataacaaaataatttATGACCGTTAATAACATGCATAGAACATTTGTACTGGCACACGTCAAGTTTCCAAACTGATCAGCGAaactggtttgcggaatgatacTCTTTCCAAACCATATATTGCT carries:
- the Y-y gene encoding yellow-y, translated to MDFAYPDESSKKMAMMKGEYIPENALPVGIEIWRNKLFVTVPRWRNGIPATLNYISLDTNQGGSPKLTPYPNWAQNKAGACGTAITTAYRIHVDVCDRLWVLDTGTIGIGNTTIQACPYTLNVFDLTTDKIMRQYRLRAEDINMNTFIANIAVDLGKGGCEDAFAYMSDELGYGLIVYSWQQNKSWRVTHSYFMPDPLAGDYNIGGLNFQWGEEGIFGMSLSPINSDGFRTLFFHPLSSRREFAVSTKILRDEQLSQDSYHEFQVLPERGPLGHCTASVMDENGLQFFNLIDQNAVGCWNSLLPYAPENHAIIAKHDDAIIFPADVKISRGLLWMISDRMPVFLLSTLNYTDINFRILTVPVRDAIAGTVCENSPWGYVSNSIWWEK